A DNA window from Solanum lycopersicum chromosome 3, SLM_r2.1 contains the following coding sequences:
- the LOC138347734 gene encoding B3 domain-containing protein At1g49475-like translates to MANEFHGSSLRSSSPNNPKFIQIITSLDELRRLRIPVVFAKRHCENMLNPVFLEAPHGKSWEVEVENSQGQIWLAKGWSDFCDYYSISVKSVLMFTYNPRCHFSVAIYDQSKTEIEYPIDKDIESDEQEEDILFAQANANIIEEDILILQSNANVIEEDIPILQSNANVIEDEEEHIPVNCPQTNANVIEQRK, encoded by the exons ATGGCAAACGAGTTCCATGGATCTTCATTAAGGAGCTCTTCTCCCAACAACCCTAAGTTCATCCAAATCATTACTTCATTAGATGAATTACGCCGTCTG AGGATTCCAGTAGTATTTGCCAAAAGACACTGCGAGAACATGTTAAACCCCGTGTTTCTTGAGGCTCCCCATGGAAAATCTTGGGAGGTTGAAGTGGAAAATTCTCAAGGCCAAATTTGGCTAGCCAAGGGATGGAGTGATTTTTGTGACTATTACTCAATAAGCGTCAAGAGCGTATTAATGTTCACGTACAACCCGCGTTGTCACTTTTCTGTCGCTATATATGATCAGAGTAAAACAGAAATTGAATATCCAATAGATAAAGATATTGAATCAGATGAACAAGAGGAAGATATTCTATTTGCCCAAGCTAATGCTAATATCATCGAAGAAGATATTCTAATTCTCCAATCTAATGCTAATGTAATCGAAGAAGATATTCCAATTCTCCAATCTAACGCTAATGTAATCGAGGATGAAGAGGAACATATTCCAGTTAATTGCCCTCAAACTAATGCTAATGTAATTGAGCAACGTAAGTAA
- the LOC104646203 gene encoding E3 ubiquitin-protein ligase SINA-like 10, producing MARFSVGRDEHDNDEGGPCNSSTSVCKRRRTTAGNFSRGVVIRQQEEVEERERERVVQEKVEEEAEEKDWGSESEGNFRSSGDQRVPVRESEVLRENRSISGESVYQNFEDSIKNRSISVTLLDPDVLDCPICFEHLCVPVFQVSSFYPFHCY from the coding sequence atggcGAGATTTTCAGTTGGAAGAGATGAACATGATAATGATGAAGGAGGACCCTGTAACTCCAGCACATCTGTATGCAAGAGACGGAGGACTACCGCCGGAAATTTCTCTCGCGGCGTCGTAATCCGTCAACaagaagaagtagaagaaaGAGAAAGGGAAAGGGTTGTTCAGGAAAAAGTAGAGGAAGAGGCAGAGGAGAAGGATTGGGGATCGGAATCTGAGGGAAATTTTCGATCGAGCGGTGATCAGAGGGTGCCAGTTCGTGAATCCGAGGTTTTAAGAGAGAACAGGTCTATTTCTGGTGAGAGCGTGTATCAGAATTTCGAGGATTCAATCAAAAACAGGTCAATTTCTGTGACGTTATTGGATCCAGATGTGTTGGATTGCCCGATCTGCTTTGAACATCTCTGTGTTCCTGTCTTTCAGGTTTCTTCTTTTTACCCTTTTCATTGCTATTAG
- the LOC138347348 gene encoding uncharacterized protein produces MENVLESLKVSGVNNRYGCKEILNLSTSAKVYTHFSEKRASSAEHISFNVVHPIYIEKDQRYIILQMRTDVILFIINHASDCVGSVINIIYVGPFKQKRRFSYELVVTDGESSFKLESVEESVPNWSEDSPLKKFLVVPKVVVNSSARLKLNVLIEKKE; encoded by the exons ATGGAGAATGTTCTAGAATCTCTGAAAGTGTCAGGCGTGAACAATAGGTATGGTTGCAAGGAGATTTTGAATCTTA GTACTTCAGCAAAGGTATATACACATTTTAGCGAGAAACGTGCATCTTCAGCAGAGCACATTTCTTTCAATGTTGTCCATCCaatttatatagaaaaagaCCAAAGGTACATAATTCTTCAAATGAGGACAGATGTTATACTTTTTATCATCAACCATGCTAGTGACTGTGTTGGAAGTGTTATCAATATCATCTACGTTGGACCATTTAAGCAGAAGAGAAGGTTCTCATACGAGCTTGTAGTAACTGATGGGGAAAGCTCTTTTAAACTAGAATCTGTTGAAGAGAGTGTGCCAAACTGGTCAGAAGATAGTCCTTTGAAGAAATTCCTTGTGGTCCCAAAAGTTGTCGTAAATTCCAGTGCTCGGCTGAAGTTGAATGTTCTCATAGAAAAGAAGGAATGA